From a single Rutidosis leptorrhynchoides isolate AG116_Rl617_1_P2 chromosome 5, CSIRO_AGI_Rlap_v1, whole genome shotgun sequence genomic region:
- the LOC139847694 gene encoding E3 ubiquitin-protein ligase WAVH1-like: MVLGWRRAFCTSVPGERDLTDSEEHQYDQNNNNNSNIHSCNSTPKFSSMFNFFSSSSSNPSTPSLRSNSISSTSNLRCRTTPTEPIQSASTNPVTPKKLECQPKNSPTCFLRISSSNPSSPRSPSPFSFIKSSLRLNTRRCGLCLQSVKKGQGIASFTAECSHTFHFPCISDHTNKQRSLSCPVCSCLWKDMPLLSLVDNKQNIIQKKDQLVDEYEVEEITTRQKLAAVVTKRHDLKVYNDDEPLASLTPKARFNPIPESDENCDEDSIEEFQGFHANCNNNSNATVTDYAPDVEVQLLPETALIASSRKYETYAVVLKVKAPSAPEKLQRRAPIDLVTVIDVSGKMSSEKLQIIKNAMRLIIASLSSSDRLSIVAFSSYSKRLLPLRRMTTSGRRAARRIVDAMAVLEGSSNSKDAVKKAVKVVEDRKEKNPVARIILLSEVVLDHSESVSVSTTRYGSIAVHSLKLVLIEDLMLKYIASLICVTVQDLQIDLGFVSGSVQAVYSRTPQPILLGSSTVQIGELSADEEKELFVELKVPSSALRSHQVLTVRCCYRELSSQQMINGTQQTLIVQRPTTARSSSVLIQRLRNVFISTRALAESRRLAERNDLNGAYHMLVSARALLLQLSLDMDNELVVSLDDELSEVQRQRKVLAQVERKKPAFYTDEKGEPLTPTSAWKVADKLAKVAIMRKSVKRVSDLHGFEDARF; the protein is encoded by the exons ATGGTGTTAGGATGGAGAAGAGCTTTTTGTACATCGGTCCCTGGCGAACGAGATTTAACCGATTCTGAAGAACATCAGTATgatcaaaataacaacaataatagtaatatCCATAGTTGTAATTCAACCCCCAAATTTAGCTCTATGTTTAATTTCTTTTCTTCTTCCTCCTCAAATCCTTCTACTCCTAGTTTAAGATCTAATTCAATCTCTTCTACTTCAAATCTCCGTTGTCGAACCACACCAACTGAACCAATTCAGTCAGCATCCACTAATCCTGTTACTCCAAAAAAGCTTGAATGTCAGCCTAAAAATAGCCCTACGTGTTTCCTTCGGATCTCATCATCTAATCCTTCTTCACCTCGTTCTCCTTCTCCCTTCTCTTTCATAAAATCCAGCCTACGTTTAAACACA AGAAGATGTGGATTATGTTTACAAAGTGTGAAGAAAGGGCAGGGAATAGCGAGTTTCACAGCGGAGTGTTCACACACTTTTCATTTTCCGTGTATTTCGGATCACACGAATAAACAACGAAGCCTTTCATGTCCAGTGTGCAGCTGTTTATGGAAAGATATGCCTCtgttatcattagttgataataaACAGAATATAATTCAGAAGAAGGATCAATTAGTTGATGAATATGAAGTAGAAGAGATCACTACAAGACAAAAACTAGCTGCGGTTGTTACTAAACGGCATGATTTGAAGGTTTATAACGATGATGAACCGTTAGCTTCTTTAACTCCAAAAGCTCGGTTCAATCCAATACCTGAATCTGATGAAAATTGCGATGAAGATTCAATTGAAGAGTTTCAAGGATTTCATGCTAATTGCAACAATAACAGTAATGCAACTGTTACTGATTACGCACCAGATGTTGAAGTTCAATTACTACCGGAAACAGCACTCATCGCTAGTTCAAGGAAATACGAGACTTACGCTGTCGTTTTGAAAGTAAAAGCTCCGTCAGCTCCTGAAAAACTACAACGGCGAGCTCCGATTGATTTAGTTACGGTTATTGACGTCAGCGGAAAAATGAGTAGCGAAAAGCTTCAGATTATTAAAAACGCAATGAGATTAATCATTGCATCACTTTCCTCCTCAGATCGATTATCAATTGTCGCATTCTCATCGTATTCAAAACGGTTATTACCGTTGCGTAGGATGACAACTAGCGGCCGTCGAGCTGCACGTCGTATCGTAGACGCAATGGCGGTTCTAGAAGGTTCCTCAAATTCGAAAGACGCTGTGAAAAAAGCCGTAAAAGTTGTCGAAGATCGAAAAGAGAAAAATCCTGTCGCTAGGATTATTCTATTATCAGAAGTTGTTCTCGATCACTCTGAATCGGTTTCAGTTTCAACTACACGTTACGGTAGCATTGCAGTCCATTCGTTGAAACTTGTTCTAATTGAAGACCTCATGTTAAAATATATTGCGAGCTTGATTTGTGTAACGGTTCAGGATTTGCAGATAGATCTAGGGTTTGTTTCCGGTTCAGTTCAGGCGGTTTATTCACGCACTCCGCAACCGATCCTTCTTGGATCAAGCACCGTTCAGATCGGAGAATTATCGGCCGACGAAGAAAAAGAATTATTTGTTGAGTTAAAAGTGCCGTCGTCTGCGTTGAGGTCCCACCAAGTACTGACCGTGCGATGCTGTTACAGGGAATTATCTAGTCAACAAATGATCAACGGTACACAACAAACCTTGATAGTACAACGTCCTACAACCGCTCGATCATCATCTGTTTTGATCCAGCGGTTGAGAAACGTTTTTATTTCAACTAGAGCGTTAGCCGAGTCGCGCCGGCTAGCTGAACGAAACGACTTAAACGGCGCGTATCACATGCTTGTATCGGCTCGCGCGTTATTGTTACAGTTGAGTCTGGATATGGATAATGAGTTGGTGGTTAGCTTGGATGATGAGCTGAGCGAGGTGCAACGTCAGCGTAAGGTTTTAGCTCAAGTTGAACGGAAGAAGCCGGCGTTTTATACGGACGAGAAAGGTGAGCCGTTAACGCCGACATCGGCTTGGAAGGTGGCTGATAAGCTGGCTAAAGTGGCGATTATGAGGAAGTCGGTTAAAAGAGTCAGCGACTTACACGGCTTTGAAGATGCCAGATTCTGA